Part of the Bacillota bacterium genome, GTTCCAACAGCGATGTACACCCTCCCAGATGTCTGCCTCTCGAGCCCCGCGAGTATTCGCAGGAGCGTAGTCTTCCCGCACCCGCTCGGCCCGACGATGCAGACGAATTCCCCGTCGCCCACGGTGAACGATACCCGGTCGAGGGCGAGCACGACCCCGGACCGCCGCCGGAAGGCCTTGGTGACGTCGCACACGCGGATCTTGGCACGCTCCGGAAGCGGCGTCGGTCCGTAGCAATCGGTCGTTTCCTCGGGAGCCTTACTGTGTCGCACTGTTGCTTCGCGTGTCATGCCTCATCACTCGCAATCGTCGACTCGTCACTGACTTGAATCCACTGTTATGTTTGTGCCCTGCCCGGGGTGTGGGGTACGGGTCGGGCGACTGGCCCCCCTAGAACGCCGCCCGTCTCTCTCGGCCGCCCGATGTCAGGTCCATGTTACAGCCGCGGCGGCCACA contains:
- a CDS encoding ATP-binding cassette domain-containing protein, with amino-acid sequence MTREATVRHSKAPEETTDCYGPTPLPERAKIRVCDVTKAFRRRSGVVLALDRVSFTVGDGEFVCIVGPSGCGKTTLLRILAGLERQTSGRVYIAVGT